A single region of the Oncorhynchus keta strain PuntledgeMale-10-30-2019 chromosome 4, Oket_V2, whole genome shotgun sequence genome encodes:
- the LOC127924226 gene encoding uncharacterized protein LOC127924226 isoform X2, with amino-acid sequence MSKDTSKVLKCKEKCDNGPTRNTGFTECLGNVFGCFMVCVWVFYGVCLGVLWCMSGCFMVCVWVFYGVCLGVLWCVFGCFMVCVWVFYGVCLGVLWCVFGCFMVCVWVFYGVCLGVLWCVFGCFMVCVWVFYGVCLGVLWCVSGCFMVCVWVFYGVCLGVLWCVFGCFMVCVWVFYGVCLGVLWCVFGCFMVCVWVFYGVCLGVLWCVSGCFMVCVWVFYGVCLGVLWCVFGCFMVCVWVFYGVCLGVLWCVFGCFMVCVWVFYGVCLGVLWCVFGCFMVCVWVFYGVCLGVLWCVFGCFMVCVWVFYGVCLGECIFCDVCFTAVSVRRNGE; translated from the exons ATGAGCAAAGACACCAGCAAAGTGTTAAAATGCAAGGAGAAATGTGATAATGGGCCAACCAGAAATACAGGCTTTACTGAATGTCTGGGAAATGTGTTTGGGTGTTTTatggtgtgtgtctgggtgttttatggtgtgtgtctgggtgttttATGGTGTATGTCTGGGTGTTTtatggtgtgtgtttgggtgttttatggtgtgtgtttgggtgttttatggtgtgtgtttgggtgttttatggtgtgtgtctgggtgttttatggtgtgtgtttgggtgttttatggtgtgtgtttgggtgttttatggtgtgtgtttgggtgttttatggtgtgtgtttgggtgttttatggtgtgtgtttgggtgttttatggtgtgtgtttgggtgttttatggtgtgtgtttgggtgttttatggtgtgtgtctgggtgttttatggtgtgtgtctgggtgttttatggtgtgtgtttgggtgttttatggtgtgtgtttgggtgttttatggtgtgtgtttgggtgttttatggtgtgtgtttgggtgttttatggtgtgtgtttgggtgttttatggtgtgtgtttgggtgttttatggtgtgtgtctgggtgttttatggtgtgtgtctgggtgttttatggtgtgtgtctgggtgttttatggtgtgtgtttgggtgttttatggtgtgtgtttgggtgttttatggtgtgtgtttgggtgttttatggtgtgtgtttgggtgttttatggtgtgtgtttgggtgttttatggtgtgtgtttgggtgttttatggtgtgtgtttgggtgttttatggtgtgtgtttgggtgttttatggtgtgtgtttgg gtgttttatggtgtgtgtttgggtgttttatggtgtgtgtttgggtgttttatggtgtgtgtttgggtgttttatggtgtgtgtttgggtgagTGTATtttttgtgatgtgtgttttactGCAGTCTCAGTGAGGCGTAACGGAGAGTAG
- the LOC127924226 gene encoding uncharacterized protein LOC127924226 isoform X8 — MGQPEIQALLNVWEMCLGVLWCVSGCFMVCVWVFYGVCLGVLWCVFGCFMVCVWVFYGVCLGVLWCVSGCFMVCVWVFYGVCLGVLWCVFGCFMVCVWVFYGVCLGVLWCVFGCFMVCVWVFYGVCLGVLWCVSGCFMVCVWVFYGVCLGVLWCVFGCFMVCVWVFYGVCLGVLWCVFGCFMVCVWVFYGVCLGVLWCVSGCFMVCVWVFYGVCLGVLWCVFGCFMVCVWVFYGVCLGVLWCVFGCFMVCVWVFYGVCLGVLWCVFGCFMVCVWVFYGVCLGECIFCDVCFTAVSVRRNGE, encoded by the exons ATGGGCCAACCAGAAATACAGGCTTTACTGAATGTCTGGGAAATGTGTTTGGGTGTTTTatggtgtgtgtctgggtgttttatggtgtgtgtctgggtgttttATGGTGTATGTCTGGGTGTTTtatggtgtgtgtttgggtgttttatggtgtgtgtttgggtgttttatggtgtgtgtttgggtgttttatggtgtgtgtctgggtgttttatggtgtgtgtttgggtgttttatggtgtgtgtttgggtgttttatggtgtgtgtttgggtgttttatggtgtgtgtttgggtgttttatggtgtgtgtttgggtgttttatggtgtgtgtttgggtgttttatggtgtgtgtttgggtgttttatggtgtgtgtctgggtgttttatggtgtgtgtctgggtgttttatggtgtgtgtttgggtgttttatggtgtgtgtttgggtgttttatggtgtgtgtttgggtgttttatggtgtgtgtttgggtgttttatggtgtgtgtttgggtgttttatggtgtgtgtttgggtgttttatggtgtgtgtctgggtgttttatggtgtgtgtctgggtgttttatggtgtgtgtctgggtgttttatggtgtgtgtttgggtgttttatggtgtgtgtttgggtgttttatggtgtgtgtttgggtgttttatggtgtgtgtttgggtgttttatggtgtgtgtttgggtgttttatggtgtgtgtttgggtgttttatggtgtgtgtttgg gtgttttatggtgtgtgtttgggtgttttatggtgtgtgtttgggtgttttatggtgtgtgtttgggtgttttatggtgtgtgtttgggtgagTGTATtttttgtgatgtgtgttttactGCAGTCTCAGTGAGGCGTAACGGAGAGTAG
- the LOC127924226 gene encoding uncharacterized protein LOC127924226 isoform X5 — translation MSKDTSKVLKCKEKCDNGPTRNTGFTECLGNVFGCFMVCVWVFYGVCLGVLWCMSGCFMVCVWVFYGVCLGVLWCVFGCFMVCVWVFYGVCLGVLWCVFGCFMVCVWVFYGVCLGVLWCVFGCFMVCVWVFYGVCLGVLWCVSGCFMVCVWVFYGVCLGVLWCVFGCFMVCVWVFYGVCLGVLWCVFGCFMVCVWVFYGVCLGVLWCVSGCFMVCVWVFYGVCLGVLWCVFGCFMVCVWVFYGVCLGVLWCVFGCFMVCVWVFYGVCLGVLWCVFGCFMVCVWVFYGVCLGVLWCVFGCFMVCVWVSVFFVMCVLLQSQ, via the exons ATGAGCAAAGACACCAGCAAAGTGTTAAAATGCAAGGAGAAATGTGATAATGGGCCAACCAGAAATACAGGCTTTACTGAATGTCTGGGAAATGTGTTTGGGTGTTTTatggtgtgtgtctgggtgttttatggtgtgtgtctgggtgttttATGGTGTATGTCTGGGTGTTTtatggtgtgtgtttgggtgttttatggtgtgtgtttgggtgttttatggtgtgtgtttgggtgttttatggtgtgtgtctgggtgttttatggtgtgtgtttgggtgttttatggtgtgtgtttgggtgttttatggtgtgtgtttgggtgttttatggtgtgtgtttgggtgttttatggtgtgtgtttgggtgttttatggtgtgtgtttgggtgttttatggtgtgtgtttgggtgttttatggtgtgtgtctgggtgttttatggtgtgtgtctgggtgttttatggtgtgtgtttgggtgttttatggtgtgtgtttgggtgttttatggtgtgtgtttgggtgttttatggtgtgtgtttgggtgttttatggtgtgtgtttgggtgttttatggtgtgtgtttgggtgttttatggtgtgtgtctgggtgttttatggtgtgtgtctgggtgttttatggtgtgtgtctgggtgttttatggtgtgtgtttgggtgttttatggtgtgtgtttgggtgttttatggtgtgtgtttgggtgttttatggtgtgtgtttgggtgttttatggtgtgtgtttgggtgttttatggtgtgtgtttgggtgttttatggtgtgtgtttgggtgttttatggtgtgtgtttgg gtgttttatggtgtgtgtttgggtgttttatggtgtgtgtttgggtgttttatggtgtgtgtttgggtgttttatggtgtgtgtttgggtgagTGTATtttttgtgatgtgtgttttactGCAGTCTCAGTGA
- the LOC127924226 gene encoding uncharacterized protein LOC127924226 isoform X4, whose amino-acid sequence MSKDTSKVLKCKEKCDNGPTRNTGFTECLGNVFGCFMVCVWVFYGVCLGVLWCMSGCFMVCVWVFYGVCLGVLWCVFGCFMVCVWVFYGVCLGVLWCVFGCFMVCVWVFYGVCLGVLWCVFGCFMVCVWVFYGVCLGVLWCVSGCFMVCVWVFYGVCLGVLWCVFGCFMVCVWVFYGVCLGVLWCVFGCFMVCVWVFYGVCLGVLWCVSGCFMVCVWVFYGVCLGVLWCVFGCFMVCVWVFYGVCLGVLWCVFGCFMVCVWVFYGVCLGVLWCVFGCFMVCVWVFYGVCLGVLWCVFGCFMVCVWVFYGVCLGVLWCVFG is encoded by the exons ATGAGCAAAGACACCAGCAAAGTGTTAAAATGCAAGGAGAAATGTGATAATGGGCCAACCAGAAATACAGGCTTTACTGAATGTCTGGGAAATGTGTTTGGGTGTTTTatggtgtgtgtctgggtgttttatggtgtgtgtctgggtgttttATGGTGTATGTCTGGGTGTTTtatggtgtgtgtttgggtgttttatggtgtgtgtttgggtgttttatggtgtgtgtttgggtgttttatggtgtgtgtctgggtgttttatggtgtgtgtttgggtgttttatggtgtgtgtttgggtgttttatggtgtgtgtttgggtgttttatggtgtgtgtttgggtgttttatggtgtgtgtttgggtgttttatggtgtgtgtttgggtgttttatggtgtgtgtttgggtgttttatggtgtgtgtctgggtgttttatggtgtgtgtctgggtgttttatggtgtgtgtttgggtgttttatggtgtgtgtttgggtgttttatggtgtgtgtttgggtgttttatggtgtgtgtttgggtgttttatggtgtgtgtttgggtgttttatggtgtgtgtttgggtgttttatggtgtgtgtctgggtgttttatggtgtgtgtctgggtgttttatggtgtgtgtctgggtgttttatggtgtgtgtttgggtgttttatggtgtgtgtttgggtgttttatggtgtgtgtttgggtgttttatggtgtgtgtttgggtgttttatggtgtgtgtttgggtgttttatggtgtgtgtttgggtgttttatggtgtgtgtttgggtgttttatggtgtgtgtttgggtgttttatggtgtgtgtttgggtgttttatggtgtgtgtctgg gtgttttatggtgtgtgtttgggtgttttatggtgtgtgtttgggtgttttatggtgtgtgtttgggtgttttatggtgtgtgtttgggtga
- the LOC127924226 gene encoding uncharacterized protein LOC127924226 isoform X3 — MSKDTSKVLKCKEKCDNGPTRNTGFTECLGNVFGCFMVCVWVFYGVCLGVLWCMSGCFMVCVWVFYGVCLGVLWCVFGCFMVCVWVFYGVCLGVLWCVFGCFMVCVWVFYGVCLGVLWCVFGCFMVCVWVFYGVCLGVLWCVSGCFMVCVWVFYGVCLGVLWCVFGCFMVCVWVFYGVCLGVLWCVFGCFMVCVWVFYGVCLGVLWCVSGCFMVCVWVFYGVCLGVLWCVFGCFMVCVWVFYGVCLGVLWCVFGCFMVCVWVFYGVCLGVLWCVFGCFMVCVWVFYGVCLGVLWCVFRCFMVCVWVFYDVCLGVLWCVFGCFMVCV, encoded by the exons ATGAGCAAAGACACCAGCAAAGTGTTAAAATGCAAGGAGAAATGTGATAATGGGCCAACCAGAAATACAGGCTTTACTGAATGTCTGGGAAATGTGTTTGGGTGTTTTatggtgtgtgtctgggtgttttatggtgtgtgtctgggtgttttATGGTGTATGTCTGGGTGTTTtatggtgtgtgtttgggtgttttatggtgtgtgtttgggtgttttatggtgtgtgtttgggtgttttatggtgtgtgtctgggtgttttatggtgtgtgtttgggtgttttatggtgtgtgtttgggtgttttatggtgtgtgtttgggtgttttatggtgtgtgtttgggtgttttatggtgtgtgtttgggtgttttatggtgtgtgtttgggtgttttatggtgtgtgtttgggtgttttatggtgtgtgtctgggtgttttatggtgtgtgtctgggtgttttatggtgtgtgtttgggtgttttatggtgtgtgtttgggtgttttatggtgtgtgtttgggtgttttatggtgtgtgtttgggtgttttatggtgtgtgtttgggtgttttatggtgtgtgtttgggtgttttatggtgtgtgtctgggtgttttatggtgtgtgtctgggtgttttatggtgtgtgtctgggtgttttatggtgtgtgtttgggtgttttatggtgtgtgtttgggtgttttatggtgtgtgtttgggtgttttatggtgtgtgtttgggtgttttatggtgtgtgtttgggtgttttatggtgtgtgtttgggtgttttatggtgtgtgtttgg gtgttttatggtgtgtgtttgggtgttttatggtgtgtgtttgggtgttttatggtgtgtgtttgggtgttttatggtgtgtgtttaggtgttttatggtgtgtgtttgggtgttttatgatgtgtgtttgggtgttttatggtgtgtgtttgggtgttttatggtgtgtgtttag
- the LOC127924226 gene encoding uncharacterized protein LOC127924226 isoform X6, producing the protein MSGKCVWVFYGVCLGVLWCVSGCFMVYVWVFYGVCLGVLWCVFGCFMVCVWVFYGVCLGVLWCVFGCFMVCVWVFYGVCLGVLWCVFGCFMVCVWVFYGVCLGVLWCVFGCFMVCVWVFYGVCLGVLWCVFGCFMVCVWVFYGVCLGVLWCVFGCFMVCVWVFYGVCLGVLWCVSGCFMVCVWVFYGVCLGVLWCVFGCFMVCVWVFYGVCLGVLWCVFGCFMVCVWVFYGVCLGVLWCVFGCFMVCVWVFYGVCLGVLWCVFGCFMVCVWVFYGVCLGVLWCVFRCFMVCVWVFYDVCLGVLWCVFGCFMVCV; encoded by the exons ATGTCTGGGAAATGTGTTTGGGTGTTTTatggtgtgtgtctgggtgttttatggtgtgtgtctgggtgttttATGGTGTATGTCTGGGTGTTTtatggtgtgtgtttgggtgttttatggtgtgtgtttgggtgttttatggtgtgtgtttgggtgttttatggtgtgtgtctgggtgttttatggtgtgtgtttgggtgttttatggtgtgtgtttgggtgttttatggtgtgtgtttgggtgttttatggtgtgtgtttgggtgttttatggtgtgtgtttgggtgttttatggtgtgtgtttgggtgttttatggtgtgtgtttgggtgttttatggtgtgtgtctgggtgttttatggtgtgtgtctgggtgttttatggtgtgtgtttgggtgttttatggtgtgtgtttgggtgttttatggtgtgtgtttgggtgttttatggtgtgtgtttgggtgttttatggtgtgtgtttgggtgttttatggtgtgtgtttgggtgttttatggtgtgtgtctgggtgttttatggtgtgtgtctgggtgttttatggtgtgtgtctgggtgttttatggtgtgtgtttgggtgttttatggtgtgtgtttgggtgttttatggtgtgtgtttgggtgttttatggtgtgtgtttgggtgttttatggtgtgtgtttgggtgttttatggtgtgtgtttgggtgttttatggtgtgtgtttgggtgttttatggtgtgtgtttgggtgttttatggtgtgtgtttgg gtgttttatggtgtgtgtttgggtgttttatggtgtgtgtttgggtgttttatggtgtgtgtttgggtgttttatggtgtgtgtttaggtgttttatggtgtgtgtttgggtgttttatgatgtgtgtttgggtgttttatggtgtgtgtttgggtgttttatggtgtgtgtttag
- the LOC127924226 gene encoding uncharacterized protein LOC127924226 isoform X1: MSKDTSKVLKCKEKCDNGPTRNTGFTECLGNVFGCFMVCVWVFYGVCLGVLWCMSGCFMVCVWVFYGVCLGVLWCVFGCFMVCVWVFYGVCLGVLWCVFGCFMVCVWVFYGVCLGVLWCVFGCFMVCVWVFYGVCLGVLWCVSGCFMVCVWVFYGVCLGVLWCVFGCFMVCVWVFYGVCLGVLWCVFGCFMVCVWVFYGVCLGVLWCVSGCFMVCVWVFYGVCLGVLWCVFGCFMVCVWVFYGVCLGVLWCVFGCFMVCVWVFYGVCLGVLWCVFGCFMVCVWVFYGVCLGVLWCVFGCFMVCVWVFYGVCLGVLWCVFRCFMVCVWVFYDVCLGVLWCVFGCFMVCV, translated from the exons ATGAGCAAAGACACCAGCAAAGTGTTAAAATGCAAGGAGAAATGTGATAATGGGCCAACCAGAAATACAGGCTTTACTGAATGTCTGGGAAATGTGTTTGGGTGTTTTatggtgtgtgtctgggtgttttatggtgtgtgtctgggtgttttATGGTGTATGTCTGGGTGTTTtatggtgtgtgtttgggtgttttatggtgtgtgtttgggtgttttatggtgtgtgtttgggtgttttatggtgtgtgtctgggtgttttatggtgtgtgtttgggtgttttatggtgtgtgtttgggtgttttatggtgtgtgtttgggtgttttatggtgtgtgtttgggtgttttatggtgtgtgtttgggtgttttatggtgtgtgtttgggtgttttatggtgtgtgtttgggtgttttatggtgtgtgtctgggtgttttatggtgtgtgtctgggtgttttatggtgtgtgtttgggtgttttatggtgtgtgtttgggtgttttatggtgtgtgtttgggtgttttatggtgtgtgtttgggtgttttatggtgtgtgtttgggtgttttatggtgtgtgtttgggtgttttatggtgtgtgtctgggtgttttatggtgtgtgtctgggtgttttatggtgtgtgtctgggtgttttatggtgtgtgtttgggtgttttatggtgtgtgtttgggtgttttatggtgtgtgtttgggtgttttatggtgtgtgtttgggtgttttatggtgtgtgtttgggtgttttatggtgtgtgtttgggtgttttatggtgtgtgtttgggtgttttatggtgtgtgtttgggtgttttatggtgtgtgtttgggtgttttatggtgtgtgtctgg gtgttttatggtgtgtgtttgggtgttttatggtgtgtgtttgggtgttttatggtgtgtgtttgggtgttttatggtgtgtgtttaggtgttttatggtgtgtgtttgggtgttttatgatgtgtgtttgggtgttttatggtgtgtgtttgggtgttttatggtgtgtgtttag
- the LOC127924226 gene encoding uncharacterized protein LOC127924226 isoform X7, which produces MSKDTSKVLKCKEKCDNGPTRNTGFTECLGNVFGCFMVCVWVFYGVCLGVLWCMSGCFMVCVWVFYGVCLGVLWCVFGCFMVCVWVFYGVCLGVLWCVFGCFMVCVWVFYGVCLGVLWCVFGCFMVCVWVFYGVCLGVLWCVSGCFMVCVWVFYGVCLGVLWCVFGCFMVCVWVFYGVCLGVLWCVFGCFMVCVWVFYGVCLGVLWCVSGCFMVCVWVFYGVCLGVLWCVFGCFMVCVWVFYGVCLGVLWCVFGCFMVCVWVFYGVCLGVLWCVFGCFMVCVWVFYGVCLGVLWCVFGCFMVCV; this is translated from the exons ATGAGCAAAGACACCAGCAAAGTGTTAAAATGCAAGGAGAAATGTGATAATGGGCCAACCAGAAATACAGGCTTTACTGAATGTCTGGGAAATGTGTTTGGGTGTTTTatggtgtgtgtctgggtgttttatggtgtgtgtctgggtgttttATGGTGTATGTCTGGGTGTTTtatggtgtgtgtttgggtgttttatggtgtgtgtttgggtgttttatggtgtgtgtttgggtgttttatggtgtgtgtctgggtgttttatggtgtgtgtttgggtgttttatggtgtgtgtttgggtgttttatggtgtgtgtttgggtgttttatggtgtgtgtttgggtgttttatggtgtgtgtttgggtgttttatggtgtgtgtttgggtgttttatggtgtgtgtttgggtgttttatggtgtgtgtctgggtgttttatggtgtgtgtctgggtgttttatggtgtgtgtttgggtgttttatggtgtgtgtttgggtgttttatggtgtgtgtttgggtgttttatggtgtgtgtttgggtgttttatggtgtgtgtttgggtgttttatggtgtgtgtttgggtgttttatggtgtgtgtctgggtgttttatggtgtgtgtctgggtgttttatggtgtgtgtctgggtgttttatggtgtgtgtttgggtgttttatggtgtgtgtttgggtgttttatggtgtgtgtttgggtgttttatggtgtgtgtttgggtgttttatggtgtgtgtttgggtgttttatggtgtgtgtttgggtgttttatggtgtgtgtttgggtgttttatggtgtgtgtttgg gtgttttatggtgtgtgtttgggtgttttatggtgtgtgtttgggtgttttatggtgtgtgtttgggtgttttatggtgtgtgtttag